The Porites lutea chromosome 4, jaPorLute2.1, whole genome shotgun sequence genome contains a region encoding:
- the LOC140934179 gene encoding uncharacterized protein: protein MKLLMIFTSLLTVAYVSCVEQDKKRVKEAFTERLVNAIKLHKDGQGHSVINPASLALFSGNSGEEVNVLRSQKHSRNVLPCVQRRSKVQGGSAKRAFSASYGLDAPFDFSIPTISSTLDDVLCPGVAGLPATVFIGATPATVPTVATATPKPTAATPKVTVSPAVAAANSAAAAKAAAKSKAVQAAKQAVAAAKAAAANAAAKAKAAMAAKKAAAAKAAAARQAATQAKAAAAAQARAAAKAMAVAKAAAAAKKAAAAKAQATKKSAAAAKAAIAARKANAVRAAAAAKAKAVQKAAQRAKANAAIKAAAKLQARAAAVKAAVATRAAAARSRKASKTAAAVKAAAKAKAAAAAKAQVAANAAKVAKKQAAVKAAVANAKAASAKNAAAASKAAAKAQAAKAAQAAAAAKNAGKPTLAPTTVAVITSPRTSSPSPGSSVKPGVLTGTKKPSLSTPITAKIAATTQPVVATTPRPRTKASVTNRPGSPVKSFNAVVRIPSGKHHPALNNKQSSEFKRLEKQLCSKVKSAIKAVTQCRVQSFRPGSLLVDFYLKFLSTISNPVQLLLNLLKTGYIGSIPVDKLPKRLYNGTGVTFPSGFSGCKPVGCPNPCVPPTCSTVCSTGIQCSNPVTSLPFVSTPVVAPTVPVIPMSYPEPPIYFPAPYPATQPMPVPAPCPVQCVQHTPQFCPAYCPRRCCRAGVPLTRAGKRSGIKRPYHRLVLKTKRNHDHQKQLKNKP from the exons ATGAA GTTGCTTATGATATTTACAAGTCTTTTGACTGTGGCGTATGTTTCCTGCGTAGAGCAAG ACAAGAAACGCGTCAAAGAGGCTTTTACTGAAAGACTTGTAAATGCCATCAAACTTCACAAGGACGGTCAAGGGCACTCCGTGATTAATCCTGCATCTTTAGCTCTCTTCAGTGGAAACAGCGGAGAGGAAGTGAACGTGCTGAGATCTCAAAAGCACAGCCGAAACGTCC TGCCATGCGTACAGCGAAGAAGCAAAGTCCAAGGGGGAAGTGCAAAAAGAG CTTTTAGCGCTTCATATGGTCTAGATGCTCCATTTGACTTTTCCATTCCGA CTATATCTAGTACCCTAGATGATGTGCTTTGTCCTGGAGTAGCTGGGCTTCCTGCAACGGTTTTCATCGGAGCTACACCAGCAACTGTACCAACCGTAGCAACTGCTACTCCAAAGCCAACTGCCGCAACTCCTAAAGTGACTGTGTCACCAGCGGTTGCTGCTGCAAACTCTGCTGCTGCGGCAAAAGCGGCAGCTAAATCCAAAGCAGTGCAAGCAGCAAAACAAGCTGTCGCCGCAGCAAAGGCAGCAGCAGCTAATGCAGCTGCAAAGGCAAAGGCAGCCATGGCTGCAAAAAAGGCGGCTGCAGCCAAAGCTGCGGCAGCGAGACAAGCAGCGACGCAAGCAAAGGCTGCAGCAGCAGCGCAAGCTCGGGCTGCTGCCAAAGCTATGGCTGTGGCAAAAGCAGCTGCAGCAGCTAAGAAGGCTGCCGCGGCTAAGGCGCAAGCAACGAAGAAATCAGCGGCGGCTGCGAAGGCAGCAATAGCTGCCAGGAAAGCAAACGCTGTCAGGGCAGCAGCTGCAGCTAAAGCAAAGGCAGTTCAGAAAGCAGCACAAAGAGCAAAGGCAAATGCTGCAATCAAAGCAGCAGCTAAGCTTCAAGCACGAGCAGCCGCGGTCAAGGCAGCTGTTGCCACCAGAGCAGCCGCAGCTAGGTCAAGAAAGGCATCGAAGACTGCTGCAGCTGTCAAAGCTGCGGCAAAAGCAAAAGCGGCAGCTGCTGCAAAGGCGCAAGTAGCAGCAAATGCAGCCAAAGTAGCTAAGAAACAAGCAGCTGTCAAAGCAGCGGTAGCCAATGCAAAGGCAGCTTCAGCAAAAAACGCTGCGGCGGCTTCCAAGGCTGCAGCTAAAGCGCAAGCAGCAAAAGCGGCCCAGGCAGCAGCAGCCGCAAAAAACGCAGGCAAACCAACCCTAGCTCCAACAACAGTGGCAGTAATAACGTCACCAAGGACTTCATCACCATCGCCAGGGTCTTCAGTTAAACCAGGGGTGCTCACCGGTACCAAAAAGCCCAGTTTAAGCACACCCATAACGGCAAAAATTGCTGCAACTACACAACCAGTGGTGGCGACAACCCCAAGACCGAGGACAAAAGCTTCTGTTACAAACAGGCCAG GTTCCCCTGTGAAATCCTTTAATGCTGTGGTGCGAATACCCAGTGGCAAACACCATCCCGCGCTGAACAACAAACAATCTTCTGAGTTCAAGAGGCTTGAAAAACAACTATGTAGTAAG GTTAAGTCAGCTATAAAAGCAGTAACACAATGTCGTGTTCAAAGTTTCCG ACCTGGAAGTCTGTTAGTGGACTTTTATCTGAAGTTTCTTAGCACCATATCTAACCCCGTGCAGCTGTTGCTTAATCTACTTAAAACCGGATATATTGGAAGTATTCCAGTTGACAAGCTGCCAAAGAGACTATACAACGGGACAG gAGTCACGTTTCCTTCAGGTTTTTCTGGCTGCAAGCCTGTAGGCTGTCCAAACCCCTGTGTTCCTCCTACATGCAGTACAGTGTGTTCAACTGGAATTCAATGCTCCAATCCTGTTACCAGCTTACCATTTGTTTCGACTCCAGTAGTTGCTCCCACAGTACCAGTAATTCCTATGTCATACCCTGAACCGCCAATATATTTTCCAGCTCCATACCCTGCTACTCAACCCATGCCTGTTCCTGCCCCCTGCCCCGTGCAGTGCGTACAACATACGCCACAGTTCTGCCCCGCCTACTGTCCCAGGAGATGCTGTCGAGCGGGTGTACCATTGACAAGGGCAGGCAAGAGAAGCGGAATTAAGAGACCTTATCACAGGCTGGTTCTGAAGACAAAACGTAATCATGATCATCAGAAGCAACTTAAGAACAAGCCGTGA
- the LOC140935833 gene encoding growth arrest-specific protein 2-like: MDEGGGENMDFTTKIAERSEQDLLPLKEDLAEWLSRVLKEKITAENFMDCLENGVLVCKLAQIVQTAARESIKAGKHVKPLAPFTEKFHQNAKSGTFFARDNAAHFLQWCRQIELQDSVLFESDGLVLQKQPREVVLCLLDVARVAADYGIDPPKLIKLEKEIDDEIAAEEQKKPDLKPTKKEKRISKAMSIDAEVARLAAKYNVRIEKIKEGRYIVEGKINIFVRILRNHVMVRVGGGWDTLENFLSRHDPNKIGRILTSSPQPCSHHNHHQLAGLAACSAST; encoded by the exons ATGGATGAAGGAGGAGGAGAAAACATGGATTTCACTACGAAAATTGCCGAGCGATCCGAGCAAGACTTACTTCCTCTGAAAGAAGATTTAGCGGAATGGCTTTcaagagttttaaaagaaaaaattacagcCGAGAACTTTATGGACTGTTTAGAAAATGGTGTCCTGGTTTGTAAACTCGCTCAAATTGTGCAAACAGCGGCTCGAGAAAGCATCAAGGCGGGGAAGCATGTAAAACCATTAGCTCCTTTCACTGAGAAGTTTCATCAGAATGCCAAATCTGGGACGTTCTTCGCTCGGGACAATGCAGCCCATTTCTTGCAGTGGTGTCGGCAAATCGAGCTTCAGGACTCCGTCTTGTTTGAATCAGATGGACTAGTTCTACAAAAACAGCCGAGAGAAGTGGTCCTTTGTTTACTTGATGTGGCCAGAGTGGCAGCAGATTATGGGATTGATCCTCCGAAACTGATcaaactggaaaaagaaattgatgaCGAAATCGCTGCCGAGGAGCAGAAGAAGCCAGATTTAAAACCAAccaagaaggaaaagagaataTCCAAAGCAATGAGCATTGATGCTGAG GTTGCAAGACTAGCTGCAAAATATAATGTGAGGATAGAAAAAATCAAGGAAGGGAGATACATTGTGGaaggaaaaataaacatttttgtcAGG ATTTTAAGAAACCATGTGATGGTAAGAGTTGGCGGAGGATGGGACACCCTGGAAAACTTTCTTAGCAGGCATGACCCTAACAAAATTGGAAGGATACTGACTT CATCACCTCAGCCTTGTAGTCACCATAATCATCATCAACTGGCTGGATTGGCAGCATGCTCTGCTTCAACATGA